One Vanessa atalanta chromosome 8, ilVanAtal1.2, whole genome shotgun sequence genomic window carries:
- the LOC125065903 gene encoding polyglutamylase complex subunit TTLL1-like: protein MTFYKKYTDSDSILNKRNKRRLKFATDFDKSIVINSFKIRDWKQVLPSEEWNIYWSNTLNCRTLFNHENGYRFQDRQLINHFPNHYELVRKDLLVKNIHRYQKNLEKAGHPLAEKIQETLPSAHKVTRYLYLDFIPTTYVLPSNYRRFVDEYHRFPQSTWIIKPCGKSQGEGIFLINKLSKLKKWSRESKKCIQNNLPSRDMYIISRYIDNPLLIGGKKFDLRIYVLVTSFRPLKAYMFRNGFCRFCSIKYNSSVSELDNMYIHITNVSVQKHGEEYNSQHGGKLSLKNLKLFLEGTRGQHVTTRLFEDINWILVHSLKAVAPIMSNDRHCFECYGYDIIIDDNLKPWLIEVNASPSMTATTTNDEILKCNLFDNILSVVLPPSGIPDARWNKTPDANALRDFEILIDEDSILNGDLKVKRNT from the coding sequence atgacattttacaaaaaatatacagacaGTGATAGTATATTAAACAAACGGAATAAAAGGCGATTAAAATTTGCCACTGATTTTGATAAGTCTAtagttataaatagttttaaaatacgcGATTGGAAGCAGGTTTTACCGAGCGAAGAGTGGAATATTTACTGGTCGAATACTCTCAACTGCCGTACCCTTTTCAATCATGAAAATGGATACAGATTTCAAGACAGACAGTTAATAAACCATTTCCCGAATCACTACGAGTTAGTACGAAAAGATTTGTTAGTGAAAAATATACATCGCTATCAAAAGAACCTCGAAAAAGCGGGTCACCCACTTGCGGAGAAAATTCAAGAAACGCTTCCAAGTGCCCATAAAGTTAcgcgatatttatatttagatttcatTCCTACAACGTATGTTCTTCCTTCAAACTATAGACGTTTTGTTGATGAATACCATCGATTTCCTCAGTCGACATGGATAATCAAACCGTGCGGCAAATCACAGGGCGAAGGCATTTTCTTGATAAACAAATTATCCAAGCTTAAGAAATGGTCTCGAGAATCCAagaaatgtattcaaaataatttacctaGCAGAGATATGTACATTATATCGCGATATATAGATAATCCGCTTTTGATCGGCGGAAAGAAATTCGATTTGAGGATTTACGTTCTAGTGACGTCGTTTCGTCCTTTAAAAGCTTATATGTTTCGGAACGGATTTTGCAGATTTTGTTCCATAAAATACAACTCAAGTGTCTCGGAACTTGACAATATGTACATTCACATAACAAATGTTAGTGTACAGAAACACGGCGAAGAGTATAACAGTCAACATGGAGGCAAATTGAGTCTGAAAAATTTGAAACTCTTTTTAGAGGGCACGAGAGGTCAACATGTAACAACACGTTTGTTTGAAGACATCAATTGGATATTAGTACACTCGCTCAAGGCGGTCGCTCCGATTATGTCGAATGATCGTCATTGCTTTGAATGCTACGGCTATGATATTATTATCGACGACAATTTGAAGCCCTGGCTCATTGAAGTTAACGCTTCTCCTTCTATGACTGCGACAACGACAAATGatgaaatacttaaatgtaatctctttgataatattttatccgTCGTCTTACCTCCGAGCGGAATTCCTGACGCGCGTTGGAACAAAACGCCTGACGCTAATGCTTTAAGAGATTTTGAAATACTAATCGATGAAGATTCCATTCTGAATGGAGATTTGAAAGTTAAACGAAACACATAA